A genomic window from Periweissella cryptocerci includes:
- a CDS encoding RsmF rRNA methyltransferase first C-terminal domain-containing protein yields MQLPTGFIEKYTRLLGEQAPAFFASFDAPVQKGYRVNPLKENNKPATTPDDGSVTYTEFGHYGQVNGHSIDHASGMVYSQEPSAMFVGEVAHPHPGEIVLDLSAAPGGKTTHLASFMRQEGLLVSNEIFKKRAQVLTENVERFGISNAVVTNESPERLAQQLPGFFDRIVVDAPCSGEGMFRKDPAAMQYWDEDYPAKCAALQRTILAEAVKMLKPDAELIYSTCTFAPEEDEQMIAWLLATYPQLELLPIEKPVGMDDGRPEWADGNPELTKTARLFPHHMNGEGHFVAKMRWHDETATEQKLKPVKTNLTKEQIVLWQDFANDNLLVPMVGTLLTFGDQLYCVPSQMADFGHLSIMRPGLHLGTYKKKRFEPSLALGLALQPSQVKKTVVIDDQQWANYVHGDTVSLATAPVDGNGWYEVVINDNGFGFAKVVGATLKNFYPKGLRFLAATTQNSNDE; encoded by the coding sequence ATGCAATTACCAACAGGTTTTATTGAGAAATATACGAGATTACTCGGTGAGCAAGCACCGGCTTTTTTTGCGTCTTTTGATGCCCCTGTCCAAAAAGGATATCGTGTTAATCCTTTGAAGGAAAATAATAAGCCAGCTACGACGCCTGATGACGGAAGCGTTACATACACTGAGTTTGGTCATTACGGCCAAGTTAATGGACATTCGATTGATCATGCAAGTGGGATGGTCTATTCACAAGAACCAAGTGCGATGTTTGTTGGCGAAGTGGCGCACCCACATCCTGGTGAAATAGTTTTGGATCTTTCAGCTGCTCCAGGTGGTAAGACGACACATTTGGCTAGTTTTATGCGGCAGGAAGGTCTTTTAGTGTCCAATGAAATATTCAAAAAGCGGGCGCAGGTTTTAACAGAAAATGTTGAGCGCTTTGGGATTTCAAATGCGGTTGTAACTAATGAAAGCCCAGAACGGTTGGCCCAACAGTTACCAGGCTTTTTTGATCGGATTGTAGTTGATGCACCATGTTCTGGTGAAGGGATGTTTCGCAAAGATCCGGCTGCGATGCAATATTGGGATGAAGATTATCCTGCCAAGTGCGCGGCGTTACAGCGAACGATTCTGGCCGAAGCGGTTAAAATGCTAAAACCAGATGCCGAGTTAATCTATTCAACGTGTACGTTTGCGCCAGAAGAAGATGAACAAATGATTGCATGGTTGTTAGCAACTTATCCGCAACTTGAACTGTTACCAATTGAAAAGCCGGTCGGAATGGATGACGGTCGACCAGAATGGGCTGATGGTAATCCGGAATTGACGAAGACAGCACGGCTATTTCCACATCATATGAATGGTGAAGGCCACTTTGTTGCCAAAATGCGTTGGCATGATGAGACAGCAACTGAGCAAAAATTAAAACCAGTTAAAACGAATTTGACTAAAGAACAAATTGTACTATGGCAAGATTTTGCTAATGACAATTTATTAGTTCCAATGGTTGGTACATTGTTAACTTTTGGCGACCAATTGTATTGTGTGCCATCGCAAATGGCGGATTTTGGCCACTTGTCAATTATGCGACCTGGTTTGCATCTTGGTACATACAAGAAGAAACGTTTTGAACCGAGTTTGGCTCTAGGACTTGCATTGCAACCAAGTCAGGTTAAGAAAACGGTCGTCATCGATGATCAACAATGGGCGAATTATGTCCATGGTGATACGGTTAGTTTAGCTACCGCACCTGTAGATGGTAATGGCTGGTATGAAGTTGTTATCAATGATAACGGCTTTGGTTTTGCGAAGGTGGTCGGAGCAACGCTCAAGAATTTTTATCCAAAAGGCTTGCGGTTTTTAGCTGCGACGACACAAAATTCAAATGATGAATGA
- a CDS encoding Cof-type HAD-IIB family hydrolase, whose product MDRKLIAIDLDGTTLNDNSKISLRTKEVLQKAQNAGHIISIVTGRPYRISGNYYEELGLKTPMINFNGALGHMPNQEWDKEYGYTVRKDITFDLMENHADFGIENVVAEDKLHSWVNASDHVVPANLTAFFPKATPLNRTSMQVNPNSVILFLSAHQNRDAVKARLLERYGSEITVNVWGGPDPILEVSPRGIEKAVGVDFLSYLYGIRRNDILAFGDESNDYTMLSYAGWGVAMKNGTEIARSLAKDVTAKTNDEDGMADYIEKYLSL is encoded by the coding sequence ATGGATCGCAAATTAATCGCCATCGACTTGGATGGTACAACATTAAATGACAACAGCAAAATTTCACTACGTACCAAAGAAGTCTTACAGAAAGCGCAAAACGCCGGCCATATTATCTCAATTGTAACTGGTCGTCCCTATCGCATTTCTGGTAACTACTATGAAGAACTCGGTTTGAAAACCCCGATGATTAATTTCAATGGTGCGTTGGGCCATATGCCAAATCAAGAATGGGATAAAGAATATGGTTACACGGTCCGCAAAGATATTACCTTTGATTTGATGGAAAACCACGCTGATTTTGGCATCGAAAATGTTGTTGCTGAAGATAAATTGCACAGTTGGGTCAATGCGAGTGACCACGTTGTCCCCGCAAACTTGACCGCCTTTTTCCCAAAAGCAACACCACTTAATCGCACAAGTATGCAGGTTAACCCCAACTCAGTTATCCTGTTCTTAAGTGCTCACCAAAACCGTGATGCAGTTAAGGCGCGCTTACTTGAACGTTACGGTAGCGAAATCACCGTCAATGTTTGGGGTGGTCCTGATCCCATTTTGGAAGTTTCACCACGCGGAATTGAAAAGGCAGTCGGAGTTGATTTCTTATCGTACCTTTATGGTATCCGCCGTAACGATATTTTAGCTTTCGGCGATGAATCAAATGATTACACGATGTTGTCATATGCAGGTTGGGGTGTTGCAATGAAAAACGGGACTGAAATTGCCCGCTCACTGGCCAAAGATGTCACCGCAAAAACCAACGATGAAGATGGTATGGCTGACTATATCGAAAAGTATCTTAGTCTATAG
- a CDS encoding ArgE/DapE family deacylase produces the protein MDAATSFLQELIRINTANDHEALIAQAIADKLAEHHIESQIIEYAPGRSNLIAEIGSQNSQPVIALTGHMDTVLTGDITTWEHNPFGGEIVANKMYGRGTADMKSGLVAMLFAFIKLHENAASLSGRVRLIFTIGEENGAQGSHQLTELGYVDDIDAMIVGEPTDGQIVYAHNGSYNYTIESVGKQVHSSMPELGINALTNVVKYLNIEPQLFTAALPHPDLGPVVHSVTMLHSGEQINNIPAQATLRGNIRPVPTFNNDQVTERITAAIAALNQEPGVHLEFTVDHSFWPVATATDAKLVQVAQQAYGHIFNEPATLSVIHGATDASEFVLSPHKFDVVVMGPGPWSQAHMVDEYVDLEQFEKMIDTYVTIIEFYFSM, from the coding sequence ATGGATGCAGCAACTAGTTTCTTACAAGAATTAATTCGCATTAATACTGCCAATGATCATGAGGCACTGATTGCCCAGGCAATTGCAGATAAATTGGCCGAGCATCACATCGAAAGCCAAATAATCGAATACGCCCCTGGTCGAAGTAACTTAATCGCAGAAATTGGCTCCCAAAATAGCCAACCCGTTATCGCCCTCACTGGTCATATGGATACAGTCTTGACCGGTGATATTACTACTTGGGAACATAATCCGTTTGGTGGCGAAATTGTAGCTAACAAAATGTATGGTCGTGGGACTGCCGACATGAAATCCGGTTTAGTGGCGATGCTCTTTGCCTTTATCAAATTACACGAAAATGCGGCCTCATTAAGTGGGCGTGTTCGGTTAATTTTCACGATTGGCGAAGAAAATGGTGCCCAAGGTTCACATCAACTAACTGAACTGGGATATGTTGATGACATCGACGCAATGATTGTTGGTGAACCAACTGATGGTCAAATCGTCTATGCGCATAATGGTTCATATAATTACACTATCGAATCCGTCGGTAAACAAGTGCACTCTTCAATGCCGGAACTCGGTATCAATGCGTTGACCAATGTCGTTAAATATCTCAATATTGAACCCCAACTTTTTACTGCTGCCCTACCTCACCCTGATTTAGGACCAGTAGTTCATTCAGTGACGATGCTCCACAGCGGTGAACAAATCAATAACATTCCCGCCCAAGCGACATTGCGTGGCAATATTCGGCCGGTACCAACTTTCAACAATGATCAAGTAACTGAACGCATTACCGCAGCAATTGCAGCGCTTAATCAGGAACCTGGTGTCCATTTAGAATTCACGGTTGATCATAGTTTTTGGCCCGTGGCCACTGCTACCGATGCCAAATTAGTTCAAGTGGCCCAACAAGCTTACGGTCACATTTTCAATGAACCAGCTACCCTTTCAGTAATTCATGGTGCCACTGATGCCTCTGAATTCGTCTTAAGCCCCCATAAATTCGACGTCGTTGTCATGGGACCTGGGCCTTGGAGTCAAGCACATATGGTCGATGAATATGTCGACTTGGAACAATTTGAAAAAATGATTGATACCTACGTCACCATTATTGAATTCTATTTTTCAATGTAA
- the rbsK gene encoding ribokinase — MTRKVTVLGSLNADAILHIPRLPKQGETMAMHDATTAPGGKGANQAVAAARMGALTQFVGAIGEDQNGIMMFEAMADNKVNTTHIKKMTETGTGAAYIMLEDDGSNTILIHGGANQALTVADIETASEAITSADVLVAQFETPLDVTAKAFELAKQNGVFTILNPAPAHKGIPAELLGLTDLIIPNETEAEIITGIEVTDDASMEANARKFRELGVPNLIITVGARGAYYSTVNGAGFVDAFKVNAVDTTAAGDTFIGTLSSQLELDLSNIVEAIRFSNRASSITVQGAGALPSIPNYDQVKAAFEN, encoded by the coding sequence ATGACACGTAAAGTTACAGTTCTGGGCAGTTTGAATGCAGATGCAATTTTGCATATTCCCCGTTTACCAAAGCAAGGCGAAACGATGGCGATGCACGACGCTACAACCGCTCCTGGTGGTAAGGGTGCCAACCAAGCCGTTGCAGCCGCACGAATGGGCGCATTGACCCAATTTGTCGGTGCAATTGGTGAAGACCAAAATGGTATTATGATGTTTGAAGCAATGGCCGATAACAAAGTTAACACAACCCATATCAAAAAGATGACCGAAACTGGTACCGGTGCTGCTTACATCATGCTCGAAGACGATGGTAGTAACACTATCTTAATTCACGGTGGTGCTAATCAAGCGTTGACTGTTGCAGATATTGAAACTGCCAGTGAAGCCATCACATCAGCAGACGTATTAGTTGCTCAATTTGAAACACCACTTGATGTTACAGCTAAAGCATTTGAATTAGCTAAACAAAATGGGGTCTTTACAATTTTGAATCCTGCACCAGCGCACAAGGGAATTCCAGCTGAATTATTAGGTTTGACTGATTTGATTATTCCTAATGAAACTGAAGCCGAAATTATTACGGGAATTGAAGTGACTGACGATGCTTCAATGGAAGCCAACGCCCGTAAGTTCCGCGAACTTGGTGTACCTAACTTGATTATCACAGTTGGTGCTCGTGGAGCTTACTACAGTACTGTTAATGGTGCTGGCTTCGTTGACGCTTTCAAAGTTAATGCGGTTGATACAACGGCTGCTGGTGATACCTTCATTGGTACGTTGTCATCACAACTTGAACTTGATTTGAGTAACATTGTTGAAGCAATCCGTTTCTCAAACCGCGCTTCATCAATTACGGTTCAAGGTGCAGGTGCATTACCATCAATTCCAAATTACGATCAAGTTAAAGCAGCTTTTGAAAATTAA
- a CDS encoding sortase domain-bontaining protein, protein MKKRLLLVPIIAVGLLISCGQSQATNKQPEQKQATSQSSSSIKKTAPSSSSSQVAAQSSSTPVTKQATSTQTEEIDVPITRTAARNHYQKPKGKHVSASYNNKYMAHVVSRARTNDEERSARAVTKKRKDTITIKGHVIPWKLDHSAKAAPADEVGAWFGSGSTTDGKTTHFIGHNPGVFSPVMHLKKGDAITVVDKKDHKRVYHVTKVIDMYDWGLDVRTKKNEDYQILEAPGERITLQTCITETINRVVFAK, encoded by the coding sequence ATGAAAAAACGACTATTGCTAGTACCAATAATCGCAGTTGGTCTCCTAATTAGCTGCGGTCAATCGCAAGCCACTAACAAACAACCTGAACAAAAACAAGCAACCTCACAATCAAGTTCGTCAATTAAAAAAACTGCTCCCAGTTCTTCAAGTTCCCAAGTTGCTGCGCAGTCTTCTAGCACCCCTGTAACAAAGCAAGCTACTTCGACCCAAACAGAAGAGATTGATGTACCAATCACACGCACAGCGGCTCGCAATCACTACCAAAAACCTAAGGGAAAACACGTTAGCGCATCATACAACAATAAATACATGGCCCACGTAGTTTCCCGTGCACGGACAAACGATGAAGAACGTAGTGCCCGCGCCGTAACAAAAAAACGCAAAGATACAATCACCATCAAAGGTCACGTAATCCCATGGAAACTTGACCACAGTGCCAAAGCGGCCCCCGCTGATGAAGTTGGTGCATGGTTTGGTTCTGGCTCAACAACTGATGGCAAGACCACTCACTTTATTGGGCACAACCCTGGGGTCTTTAGTCCGGTTATGCACTTGAAGAAAGGCGATGCCATTACGGTCGTCGATAAAAAAGATCACAAGCGCGTGTATCACGTTACCAAAGTCATTGACATGTATGATTGGGGTCTTGATGTTAGAACTAAAAAGAATGAAGACTACCAAATTCTCGAAGCCCCCGGTGAACGCATCACCTTACAAACATGTATCACAGAAACAATTAATCGCGTCGTCTTTGCAAAATAA
- a CDS encoding dUTP diphosphatase, producing the protein MLDLTELLRLSRKLNQDIAYVKQIHQKPADLRNTVYVALDVELAEIANTAEWFKTWKTHKGKAQADMTLAETLLEEYVDAMDMFLWLALTEQWTHLVVLEEDELQKIARMPKRDLNAHYIGIKTMLWSAYHRKNQQDYAHAWHSFIKLGLVELGFTEDEIQTAFVKKNEKNEARLAADY; encoded by the coding sequence ATGCTTGATTTAACAGAATTACTCCGCTTATCACGCAAGCTTAACCAAGATATTGCATATGTTAAGCAGATTCATCAAAAGCCAGCTGATTTACGTAATACTGTCTATGTTGCGCTTGATGTTGAATTAGCTGAAATTGCCAATACAGCTGAATGGTTCAAAACGTGGAAAACACATAAAGGTAAAGCACAAGCAGACATGACGCTCGCGGAAACTTTACTGGAAGAATATGTTGACGCGATGGACATGTTTTTATGGTTGGCGTTGACGGAGCAATGGACACATTTGGTTGTTCTCGAAGAAGATGAATTGCAAAAGATCGCCCGGATGCCAAAGCGTGATTTGAACGCGCATTATATTGGTATCAAGACGATGTTGTGGAGCGCATATCATCGTAAGAACCAACAAGATTACGCACATGCGTGGCATTCATTCATAAAATTAGGTCTTGTCGAATTAGGGTTCACTGAAGATGAGATTCAAACTGCTTTTGTGAAGAAAAACGAAAAAAACGAAGCGCGTTTAGCAGCAGACTATTAA
- the rpoZ gene encoding DNA-directed RNA polymerase subunit omega, giving the protein MILYPSVDKLLENVDSRYKLISLASKRAHELEAGAAPTQEHFDSVKTIGQALEEIEAGDVIIEPGTDAIAEAAKASKAK; this is encoded by the coding sequence ATGATTTTATACCCATCAGTAGACAAATTACTTGAAAACGTGGATTCACGTTACAAATTGATTTCATTAGCATCAAAGCGCGCTCACGAACTTGAAGCAGGTGCCGCACCTACCCAAGAACATTTCGATTCAGTGAAGACGATTGGTCAAGCACTTGAAGAAATTGAAGCTGGCGATGTAATCATCGAACCTGGTACTGATGCAATTGCAGAAGCTGCCAAGGCAAGCAAAGCTAAGTAA
- the gmk gene encoding guanylate kinase encodes MAKRGMLIVLSGPSGVGKGTVRKAIFDQGGNDFVYSVSMTTRSPRVGEENGVDYHFVTKTEFEEEIANGGMLEYAQYVDNYYGTPIKYINKTLDEGHDVFLEIEVQGAMQVREKMPTGVYIFLTPPDLKELKNRLVGRGTDSAEVIEKRIETAISEIKMMENYDYAVVNDEVELAVERIKDIIRAERLRVVRVMPEYNEMIGDLGK; translated from the coding sequence ATGGCGAAACGCGGCATGCTCATCGTGCTCTCCGGCCCTTCTGGGGTTGGTAAAGGAACAGTACGTAAGGCAATTTTTGATCAAGGTGGCAACGATTTTGTATATTCAGTCTCAATGACTACGCGCTCACCACGGGTAGGCGAAGAAAATGGGGTTGATTACCATTTTGTTACCAAGACTGAATTTGAAGAAGAAATTGCGAATGGCGGTATGCTTGAATACGCCCAATACGTTGATAACTACTATGGCACACCTATTAAGTACATCAACAAAACATTGGACGAAGGTCATGATGTGTTCTTGGAAATTGAAGTCCAAGGAGCCATGCAAGTTCGCGAAAAGATGCCAACCGGTGTGTACATCTTTTTGACGCCCCCAGATTTAAAAGAATTAAAGAACCGACTTGTTGGTCGGGGAACTGATTCTGCGGAAGTTATCGAAAAACGGATCGAAACGGCCATCTCTGAAATCAAGATGATGGAAAATTACGATTACGCAGTCGTTAACGATGAAGTAGAATTGGCAGTTGAACGAATTAAAGATATTATTCGCGCTGAACGCTTACGGGTTGTGCGCGTAATGCCAGAATACAACGAAATGATTGGAGACTTAGGAAAATGA
- the coaE gene encoding dephospho-CoA kinase (Dephospho-CoA kinase (CoaE) performs the final step in coenzyme A biosynthesis.), protein MIIIGLTGGIASGKSTVSNYLREKGLTIIDADIVAREVVEPGQPALAEIVTTFGPAVLHADNTLNRQALGAIVFGHQTDLDKLNAIIQPFIHQRIEKLEAQYRAAGAKVIVLDAPVLIEAGYRDNVDLLVVVNVTSELQLQRLMQRDALDSAAAKQRIQSQLALAEKVKLADVVIDNSQSIAATKRQIDELLTRLDTLA, encoded by the coding sequence ATGATAATCATTGGATTAACCGGCGGAATTGCTAGTGGTAAATCGACAGTTAGTAATTATTTACGTGAAAAAGGTTTAACCATTATTGATGCGGATATTGTCGCACGTGAAGTGGTTGAACCTGGGCAACCGGCCTTAGCTGAAATTGTCACCACGTTTGGTCCGGCGGTATTGCATGCGGATAATACATTAAATCGGCAGGCATTGGGAGCCATTGTTTTTGGCCACCAAACTGATTTGGATAAATTAAATGCAATAATTCAGCCATTTATCCATCAAAGAATTGAAAAGTTAGAAGCTCAATATCGCGCGGCAGGTGCGAAGGTAATTGTGCTTGATGCACCAGTCTTGATTGAAGCGGGCTACCGCGATAATGTTGATTTGTTAGTCGTAGTTAACGTGACGAGCGAGTTACAACTGCAAAGGCTAATGCAGCGAGATGCTTTGGATAGCGCGGCCGCCAAACAACGAATTCAATCGCAATTGGCGCTAGCGGAAAAAGTTAAGTTGGCGGATGTGGTGATTGATAATTCACAGTCAATTGCGGCGACTAAACGTCAAATTGATGAATTATTAACCCGTTTGGATACTTTGGCATAG
- the mutM gene encoding DNA-formamidopyrimidine glycosylase, whose product MPELPEVETVRRGLLRLVKGKTIQSVDIIWPKTIEGDNEAAKLILRGRTIEDIERRGKFLLFRLSDNLTLVSHLRMEGKYYTVPVDEPLEKHVCVVFHLDEQIDLWYMDTRKFGRMQLVKTGTETELVPGIRKMGPEPTDADLTVAYLQQIMAKSRKIIKPFLLDQSNLAGLGNIYVDEVLWQTKIHPEQPVDTVTLAEITALRRNIIDELARATEHHGTTVHSYTNAFGEAGSFQNELQAYGRAGEPCMRCGTPLVKIKVAQRGTTYCPKCQVIHE is encoded by the coding sequence ATGCCCGAATTACCTGAAGTTGAAACGGTGCGACGCGGCTTGCTCCGATTAGTAAAAGGAAAAACAATCCAAAGTGTTGATATTATTTGGCCAAAAACGATTGAAGGCGACAACGAAGCGGCTAAGTTAATCTTACGCGGGCGCACAATTGAAGATATTGAGCGGCGGGGAAAATTTTTGCTGTTTCGCTTGAGTGATAATCTGACGTTGGTTAGTCATTTACGCATGGAAGGCAAATACTACACAGTACCAGTTGATGAACCACTGGAAAAACACGTTTGTGTCGTCTTTCATTTAGATGAACAAATTGATTTATGGTATATGGACACCCGCAAATTTGGGCGGATGCAGTTAGTTAAAACCGGAACGGAAACGGAATTAGTACCGGGAATTCGTAAGATGGGGCCAGAACCAACGGATGCTGATTTAACAGTTGCCTACTTACAACAAATTATGGCTAAAAGTCGTAAAATCATTAAACCATTTTTGTTGGATCAAAGTAATCTGGCGGGTTTGGGGAATATTTACGTCGATGAAGTATTGTGGCAAACAAAAATTCATCCGGAGCAACCCGTTGATACGGTGACATTGGCGGAAATTACGGCTCTACGACGTAACATTATTGATGAATTAGCGCGCGCGACAGAACACCATGGAACGACGGTCCACTCATATACAAATGCTTTTGGCGAGGCGGGTTCATTTCAAAATGAATTACAAGCGTATGGCCGTGCTGGCGAACCGTGCATGCGATGTGGCACGCCGTTGGTGAAAATCAAGGTCGCCCAGCGTGGCACAACGTATTGTCCAAAGTGCCAAGTCATTCACGAATAA
- the polA gene encoding DNA polymerase I has protein sequence MVKKQLLLIDGNSLAFRAFFAMHNQLDRMISHDGLHTNALVAFNNFLDTIVDPMQPDYALVAWDAGKRTLRTDKYDDYKGGRSKTPPELSEQFPYLREMVELHGIKSYELVDYEADDIIGTLARQGEADGMQVTIITGDKDLTQLATENTTVVVTIKGVTEVENYTPAHVAEKYDGLTPHQIIDMKALTGDTADNYPGVTKIGPVTAIKLLNEWGTLENLYDHVDELKKSKMKENLINDKENAFMSQDLATIRTEAPLEVGIDDIAYKGPDYEAIIPFYQNLDFKQQLAKLKSQGHMETTKEPQKVLKYTEVTADNLAEISQLSGDVAVYIETPAENYHISEMVGFVVGNAEQGYYVSRSVELLLMPAFRDLLEDNLIKKNVFNAKATYVLLNRLGITLAGTDFDLLLASYLVDTNENNNDLGALAHEHEFYDVETDEEVYGKGAKYAIPADDNIYFEHLVHKANAIDLLREKIFNRLNEHEQLPLYNEIELPLTFVLAKMEIAGITVDTQRLQEQGSKLVERLSELEQSIYRQAGEEFNIQSPKQLGEVLFEKMGLPVIKKTKTGYSTAVDVLEQLAAQAPIVEAILEYRQVAKLQQTYIDGLLKVVHSTDSKVHTRYLQTLTQTGRLSSVDPNLQNIPVRLEEGRKIRQAFVPSHPDWEIFGADYSQIELRVLAHITGDEHLQAAFRDDEDIHAATARRIFGLTPEQEVDGLMRRKAKAVNFGIVYGISDYGLSQSIGVSRKEAKGIIDRYFEEYPGVKAWTENVITEAKANGYVETLSNRRRYLPEINSRNFNLRGFAERTAMNTPIQGSAADIIKIAMIKMEAVLEAEGLETTMLLQVHDELIFEAPKAEIEKLTTLIPKVMDSAVQLDVPLKVESHHGLTWYDAK, from the coding sequence ATGGTAAAAAAACAACTTTTATTAATTGACGGGAATAGCTTGGCGTTCAGAGCATTTTTTGCAATGCATAACCAGCTCGATCGCATGATTAGCCATGATGGGCTCCATACTAATGCATTAGTCGCATTTAATAATTTTTTAGATACGATCGTTGATCCAATGCAACCAGATTATGCGCTCGTCGCTTGGGATGCTGGTAAGCGGACATTACGGACGGATAAGTATGATGATTATAAAGGTGGCCGTTCAAAGACGCCGCCTGAATTGTCAGAACAATTCCCATATTTACGGGAAATGGTTGAGTTACATGGGATTAAGTCGTATGAATTAGTCGATTATGAAGCTGATGATATTATTGGAACGTTGGCGCGCCAAGGTGAAGCTGACGGCATGCAAGTTACCATTATTACCGGTGATAAGGATTTAACGCAACTTGCAACCGAAAACACAACGGTGGTGGTCACAATCAAAGGCGTCACCGAAGTTGAGAATTACACGCCCGCACACGTGGCTGAGAAGTATGATGGGTTAACACCACACCAAATTATTGATATGAAGGCGTTAACCGGCGATACCGCGGATAACTATCCTGGGGTAACTAAAATTGGTCCAGTAACAGCAATTAAGTTATTGAATGAATGGGGTACCTTGGAAAATTTGTATGACCACGTTGACGAATTGAAGAAATCAAAAATGAAGGAAAATTTGATTAACGACAAGGAAAATGCCTTCATGTCGCAAGACTTGGCCACGATTCGGACGGAAGCACCGCTTGAAGTTGGAATTGATGATATCGCGTACAAAGGTCCGGATTATGAAGCGATTATTCCGTTTTATCAAAATTTAGACTTCAAGCAACAATTAGCCAAATTAAAATCCCAAGGTCATATGGAAACGACCAAAGAACCACAAAAAGTGCTTAAGTATACGGAAGTGACTGCCGATAATTTGGCAGAAATTAGCCAATTAAGCGGGGATGTGGCGGTTTATATTGAAACCCCAGCTGAAAATTATCATATTTCTGAGATGGTTGGTTTTGTAGTTGGTAATGCGGAACAAGGTTATTATGTTAGTCGTTCAGTTGAATTACTATTAATGCCCGCTTTCCGTGATTTGCTGGAAGATAACTTAATCAAAAAGAACGTCTTCAATGCCAAAGCAACTTATGTATTGTTGAATCGCTTAGGTATTACGTTGGCCGGCACGGATTTTGATTTACTATTGGCATCATATTTAGTCGATACTAATGAAAATAATAATGACCTTGGGGCACTAGCCCACGAGCATGAATTTTACGATGTAGAAACTGATGAAGAAGTTTATGGTAAAGGTGCCAAATACGCCATTCCCGCAGATGATAATATTTATTTTGAACACTTAGTTCACAAAGCCAATGCGATTGATTTATTACGTGAAAAAATCTTTAATCGCTTAAATGAGCATGAACAATTACCACTCTATAATGAAATTGAGTTACCATTAACGTTTGTTTTGGCAAAAATGGAAATTGCCGGAATTACGGTCGATACGCAACGCCTGCAAGAACAGGGCAGTAAGTTAGTTGAGCGCTTAAGCGAATTAGAGCAATCGATTTATCGCCAAGCCGGTGAAGAATTTAACATTCAATCACCAAAACAACTAGGTGAAGTGCTCTTTGAAAAAATGGGCTTACCAGTTATAAAAAAGACCAAAACAGGTTACTCTACCGCAGTCGATGTGTTAGAACAATTAGCCGCGCAAGCTCCGATTGTCGAAGCAATTCTTGAATATCGGCAAGTCGCTAAGCTCCAACAAACATATATTGATGGCTTGTTAAAGGTCGTGCATAGTACCGATTCAAAGGTGCACACCCGTTACCTGCAAACATTGACGCAAACTGGCCGGCTCTCATCAGTTGATCCTAACTTGCAAAATATTCCAGTTCGTTTAGAAGAAGGTCGCAAAATTCGGCAAGCCTTCGTGCCTAGCCATCCAGATTGGGAAATCTTTGGGGCTGACTACTCACAAATTGAACTGCGCGTGTTAGCACACATTACTGGGGATGAACATTTGCAAGCCGCCTTTCGTGATGATGAAGATATCCACGCGGCGACTGCCCGTCGTATTTTTGGCTTAACACCAGAACAAGAAGTCGATGGTTTGATGCGTCGTAAGGCGAAGGCGGTTAACTTTGGGATTGTCTATGGAATTTCTGATTATGGCTTAAGCCAGAGTATCGGGGTTTCGCGTAAAGAAGCTAAAGGCATTATTGATCGGTACTTTGAAGAATATCCTGGAGTAAAGGCGTGGACAGAAAACGTGATTACGGAAGCCAAAGCGAATGGCTATGTTGAAACGTTATCAAATCGGCGCCGTTACTTGCCAGAAATTAACTCGCGCAACTTTAATTTACGCGGATTTGCCGAACGAACGGCGATGAACACGCCAATTCAAGGATCAGCCGCAGATATTATTAAGATTGCCATGATCAAAATGGAAGCAGTTTTAGAAGCAGAGGGGCTAGAGACCACGATGCTATTACAAGTACACGATGAATTGATATTTGAAGCGCCTAAGGCTGAAATCGAAAAATTAACTACCTTGATTCCCAAAGTGATGGACTCAGCGGTTCAATTAGATGTACCATTGAAAGTCGAAAGTCACCATGGTTTAACATGGTACGATGCTAAGTAA